TGCAAAAAATGAATATTCTGACAATTGAGCAACTGAAAGCAGCTAATGCGAATAAAATCTTCAATGATTTGGGAGGAATGCGCAAGAAGTTGAAAATTGACGAAAAAATGCCTCAGCTCGATGATGTAAAGTCCTGGGTTGAATAGATCTAAAACTAAAAATGCCGCTCTTACGAACGGCATTTTTAATTTCCCGCAAAAAAAATACAGTTATATTTTTTTTACCTGTACAGCATTCAGTCCTTTTTTCCCTTCAACGACTTCGTATTCTACTTGGTCATTTTCACGGATAGTAAGTCCTCCCAATCCTGTCACATGGACAAAGATGTCTCTGTTTGTGTCGTCTTCAACGATGAAGCCGTATCCCTTAGCTTCATTGAAAAATTTTACAGTACCTGTTGGCATAATGTTGAAATAAAAAAATTGAAATAAGGTGAAAACACAAGAGAATTGTAAGCGTTTCAATAAATACTCGAAGTGGCTCTACCAAATAATTGAGGGAGGCTCAACCCATTAGCAAAAGAAATTTTGGCAATTCTTGTTAAGACATCTTGATTATAATGAACAACTTACAAAATCTTTAACCACAAAGAAACAAAAATTGTTTGTAAAACAATTTATTTGCTTAAAGAATTTGAAAATTTACGAGTTAGCGGTATTTTGCTCTCAGCGGCCCATTTGATAAAAAATAATCTGTATGATTGTTTATACCCGTCAAAATTGGTAACTATGAAGTATCAATCTTAAAAAGGCATGAACAAGCTTCGATACTACGTTGAAAATCAAATATTTGGAGTTTGTGCGAAACTGGGAGAACGGCTGAATTTTCCGGCGAGCAGCATCAGGAAATACTTCATATATGCTACTTTCATGACCTTCGGCTCCCCGATTATTCTGTACCTGGTTCTTGCATTTTGGATGGAGATCCGTCAGCACTGGAGAAAGCACAATAGCCCTACTATCTGGGAGTTGTAGCACTGGTTTTCTTCGGATTTATTCCCGAAAGCTGATCAAACCGGTGTTTTCCGAGCACGAAATATTCCCATACAATACTTTTGTAATATAGAGGAGCACGGTTGGTATTCCTCGGCGTATGTTTCATCAGCGTAGGGATCATCCGGTAAAATGCAAAATGCGCCCGCACAATAGCAAGTACGTCAGGCCAGGCACCGGTTGCCATAAATCGCACGCTCGACACGCCGTCCAGCATTAGGCGGATCAATACTGTTTTCCAGCGTCTTCCCTTCGGGAGATTCTTGAAGAGCATGATCAGATTATTACGGTAATTGAGAAAAGTTTTCCGCGGGTTAGACTTGTGGAGTGTACCACCGCCAACGTGATAAACTGTTGACTTTCCGCAGTAAGTAATCCGGTACTGCATATTCAGCAACCGCCAGCACAGGTCAATCTCTTCCATATGGGCGAAAAAACGCTCGTCGAACCCATTGGCTTTGTGAAATGCATCAGCCCTCAAAAACATACAAGCGCCGGTTGCCCAAAATACGTCGCCTTG
This Dyadobacter sp. UC 10 DNA region includes the following protein-coding sequences:
- a CDS encoding glycosyltransferase family 2 protein — encoded protein: MASSVAIVILNYNGKHYLERFLPNILKYSEGYDIWIADNASTDHSLDWVKVNFPTLKTLSIDENRGYAGGYNEALKHIEADYYILLNSDIEVTPDWIDPVIAFMDSDPNIAACQPKIRAFDLPTHFEYAGAAGGFMDYLGYPFCRGRIFDTRDEDLGQFDDQGDVFWATGACMFLRADAFHKANGFDERFFAHMEEIDLCWRLLNMQYRITYCGKSTVYHVGGGTLHKSNPRKTFLNYRNNLIMLFKNLPKGRRWKTVLIRLMLDGVSSVRFMATGAWPDVLAIVRAHFAFYRMIPTLMKHTPRNTNRAPLYYKSIVWEYFVLGKHRFDQLSGINPKKTSATTPR
- a CDS encoding cold-shock protein codes for the protein MPTGTVKFFNEAKGYGFIVEDDTNRDIFVHVTGLGGLTIRENDQVEYEVVEGKKGLNAVQVKKI
- a CDS encoding PspC domain-containing protein, which encodes MNKLRYYVENQIFGVCAKLGERLNFPASSIRKYFIYATFMTFGSPIILYLVLAFWMEIRQHWRKHNSPTIWEL